One genomic window of Pelagibaculum spongiae includes the following:
- a CDS encoding chemotaxis response regulator CheY produces MNILVVDDFSTMRRIIKNLLRDLGFTKIEEADDGLTALPILQTGRIEFLVTDWNMPGMQGIDLLKEVRADERLKHIPVLMVTAEAKREQIIMAAQAGVNGYVVKPFTAVTLKEKIDKIFQRVDGAKA; encoded by the coding sequence ATGAACATCCTGGTGGTAGATGACTTTTCTACCATGAGACGAATCATCAAGAACCTATTGCGGGATCTTGGTTTTACAAAAATTGAAGAAGCTGATGATGGCTTAACTGCATTACCGATTTTGCAAACAGGCCGTATTGAATTTCTGGTAACCGATTGGAATATGCCGGGAATGCAGGGTATCGATCTGTTAAAGGAAGTTCGTGCTGACGAAAGACTGAAGCATATACCGGTATTAATGGTAACGGCTGAGGCAAAACGCGAACAAATCATTATGGCTGCCCAAGCAGGCGTTAACGGCTATGTCGTTAAACCTTTTACCGCTGTCACATTGAAAGAAAAAATCGATAAGATTTTCCAGCGTGTTGATGGGGCTAAGGCTTAG
- a CDS encoding RNA polymerase sigma factor FliA, whose protein sequence is MNGAAAYAANSLNTASADSLVISCAGLVKRIAHHLIARLPDSVQLDDLIQAGMIGVLEASKNYDAGKGASFETYAGIRIRGAMLDELRRNDWAPRSVHRYGRDISQAIAQVEARTSAEARDVDVAKQMNVSLDEYHKMLKHSDSGRLVSIDLLSEFGDAPFVEANETVAPDFGVTDENFRRDLAKAISRLPEREALVLSLYYTDELNLKEIGQVLGVSESRVSQIHSQAVVRLRARMQDWS, encoded by the coding sequence ATGAACGGAGCTGCAGCATACGCGGCGAATAGCTTAAACACTGCCAGTGCCGATTCATTAGTGATTAGCTGCGCAGGGTTGGTAAAGAGAATCGCTCACCATTTAATTGCCCGTCTTCCTGATTCAGTTCAATTAGATGACCTGATTCAAGCTGGAATGATTGGCGTTCTTGAAGCGTCAAAAAATTATGATGCAGGTAAAGGGGCCAGCTTTGAAACCTATGCCGGCATAAGAATTCGCGGGGCAATGCTCGATGAATTGCGCCGCAATGACTGGGCACCTCGCTCAGTTCACCGTTATGGCCGTGATATAAGCCAGGCAATTGCTCAAGTTGAGGCAAGAACCAGCGCTGAAGCTCGGGATGTTGATGTCGCTAAGCAGATGAATGTTTCATTGGATGAGTATCACAAAATGCTTAAGCACAGTGATTCAGGTCGGCTGGTGTCAATCGATCTACTGAGTGAGTTCGGGGATGCGCCGTTTGTCGAGGCAAATGAAACTGTAGCTCCAGATTTCGGCGTAACGGACGAAAACTTTCGTAGGGATTTGGCAAAAGCAATTTCCCGATTACCAGAGCGCGAAGCTTTGGTGTTGTCGCTTTATTACACCGATGAACTGAACCTTAAGGAAATTGGTCAGGTTCTCGGCGTAAGTGAGTCACGGGTTAGCCAGATACATTCTCAGGCGGTCGTGCGACTCAGAGCACGGATGCAGGATTGGAGTTAG
- a CDS encoding MinD/ParA family protein — protein sequence MHSASNLQQADQAQGLRKIMGSRPIQVIGITGGKGGVGKTNVSVNLAVSLAKMGRRVMLMDADLGLANVDVLLGLHAKANLSHVFSGEAELRDILLDGPGGIKIVPASSGTQHMTQLSNSEHAGLIRGFSELAIDTDVLIVDTAAGISDTVVNFLRACQHVVMVVCDEPTSITDAYALMKLLERDHGIDHFRILANMIQTPRQGQELFVKLSRVTDRFLDVGLQYMGGVPFDMQVRQAVRKQKAVVDAYPSSQIARAFGQLAKQVDNWPIPTGASGHMEFFLEQLLAGNQ from the coding sequence ATGCATTCCGCTAGTAATTTACAACAAGCCGATCAGGCTCAAGGTCTGAGAAAAATTATGGGTAGTCGTCCTATTCAAGTTATTGGCATTACCGGCGGCAAAGGCGGCGTGGGTAAAACCAACGTTTCGGTTAATTTAGCGGTCAGTCTGGCGAAAATGGGCCGACGGGTCATGCTGATGGATGCCGACCTTGGCTTGGCGAATGTCGATGTATTATTGGGTTTACATGCCAAGGCCAATTTATCTCATGTTTTTTCCGGTGAAGCGGAATTAAGAGATATTTTATTGGATGGCCCTGGCGGCATAAAAATTGTTCCGGCATCTTCCGGCACACAACATATGACTCAGCTTTCTAATTCAGAGCACGCAGGTTTAATTCGTGGCTTTAGTGAATTAGCCATTGATACCGATGTTTTAATTGTTGATACCGCCGCTGGCATTTCTGACACCGTAGTCAATTTTTTGCGGGCTTGTCAGCATGTGGTGATGGTGGTGTGTGATGAGCCGACATCGATAACCGATGCTTACGCATTGATGAAATTGCTAGAGCGTGACCATGGTATCGACCATTTCAGAATTCTCGCCAATATGATTCAGACCCCGCGTCAGGGGCAAGAATTATTTGTCAAATTATCGCGTGTTACCGATCGTTTCCTGGATGTTGGACTTCAGTACATGGGTGGTGTGCCATTTGATATGCAGGTGCGTCAGGCGGTGAGAAAGCAAAAGGCAGTGGTTGATGCTTACCCTTCTAGCCAAATTGCTCGTGCCTTTGGTCAATTAGCTAAGCAGGTTGATAACTGGCCAATACCGACCGGTGCCAGTGGCCATATGGAATTCTTCCTCGAGCAGCTTTTGGCTGGAAATCAATAA
- a CDS encoding AAA family ATPase, whose protein sequence is MRMQRFTAPDMRRAMRQIKEELGAEAVILSSKKHAAGVELVAAIDCDESLAAIPDSHQQAAFNSQPAIAERRPAKPASWKAAMNEKLDEKPSLAKRALAGFSRNSQRPAMQAAQSPAPRVKQAPQASQHRTPTTSHLNTRSADTTRPTQQKNAAQSMESMDWQGFSEKAFAKATQAKTRQASADADRSAPTPAVTQSGGGNAAATFGASSFAAQVQRQVQQQAQSQRPSDFDLEDSHRHQPDQLKISDQAFQADYQSKGRQAQDRQPENTQPQQQNNQSQQNHSFSAPAETTEMSKIEAQIEDLKKLMEQMAQNTQAHHQASGLYSVNPLAGQNTSAAASTISPMLPQSEIANKLQQKFANFGLSHSLCQEMGIKFADLGTDAGFERGVRSLTDQITCIDDDILAQEGVIALVGPTGAGKTTTIAKLAARYVMRFGPKSLVLINNDSYRIGAREQLRTYGRILGVDVVEAENTQQMHHILDSMQGKKMALIDTTGISEQNSGIPDWLVPGHARIPVNRYLVLPAIGQLGYQQHAIERFSALGLNGCILSKVDEALGLGESLGALIDSQLPLLAVTNGQRVPEDLARPPAGELVEQALKLHRRSAANNEFKDKLVNAFR, encoded by the coding sequence ATGAGAATGCAACGATTTACGGCACCGGACATGCGCCGAGCCATGCGTCAAATTAAAGAAGAGTTAGGCGCTGAAGCGGTCATTTTATCCAGTAAAAAGCATGCGGCAGGCGTTGAGCTAGTCGCGGCAATTGACTGTGATGAAAGTTTGGCGGCCATCCCGGATTCCCATCAACAAGCAGCTTTTAATTCACAACCGGCAATCGCTGAACGTCGTCCGGCTAAACCTGCTAGTTGGAAGGCGGCGATGAATGAAAAATTGGATGAAAAACCCAGTTTGGCCAAACGTGCCTTGGCTGGTTTTTCACGCAATAGCCAGCGACCTGCGATGCAGGCTGCACAAAGTCCAGCACCAAGAGTTAAGCAGGCACCTCAGGCTAGCCAACATCGAACGCCAACCACTAGCCATTTAAATACTCGGTCGGCAGATACAACAAGGCCTACGCAGCAAAAAAATGCTGCACAATCGATGGAATCGATGGATTGGCAGGGCTTTTCTGAAAAAGCCTTTGCCAAGGCAACGCAAGCTAAAACCCGTCAAGCAAGTGCGGATGCAGATCGCTCAGCACCGACTCCTGCTGTCACTCAGTCAGGCGGTGGTAATGCTGCCGCAACTTTCGGTGCATCTTCGTTTGCCGCTCAAGTACAGCGGCAGGTGCAACAACAAGCGCAAAGCCAGCGGCCTTCAGATTTTGATTTAGAAGATAGTCATCGCCATCAACCTGATCAGCTGAAGATTTCTGATCAGGCGTTTCAGGCTGACTATCAGTCAAAGGGTCGTCAAGCTCAAGATCGTCAACCAGAAAATACCCAACCTCAGCAGCAAAATAATCAGTCACAGCAAAATCATAGTTTTTCTGCACCGGCTGAAACTACTGAAATGAGTAAGATTGAAGCGCAAATTGAAGATTTGAAAAAATTAATGGAGCAGATGGCGCAAAATACTCAAGCGCATCATCAGGCTAGTGGATTGTATTCGGTTAATCCGTTAGCTGGCCAGAATACTTCTGCTGCCGCTTCTACTATTTCGCCAATGCTACCGCAGTCAGAAATTGCCAATAAATTACAGCAAAAATTTGCCAACTTTGGTTTATCTCACAGCTTGTGCCAAGAAATGGGAATAAAGTTTGCCGACTTGGGCACAGACGCCGGATTTGAGCGAGGCGTTCGGTCATTAACTGATCAAATAACTTGCATTGATGACGACATTTTGGCGCAAGAGGGGGTTATTGCATTGGTTGGTCCAACCGGTGCAGGAAAAACCACCACCATCGCAAAATTAGCCGCTCGATATGTGATGCGATTTGGCCCAAAAAGCTTGGTTTTGATTAATAACGACAGTTATCGAATTGGTGCTAGGGAACAGCTCAGAACCTACGGTCGCATTTTAGGTGTAGACGTTGTCGAAGCAGAAAATACCCAACAGATGCACCATATCCTTGATTCGATGCAGGGCAAAAAAATGGCACTTATTGATACTACCGGCATTAGTGAACAGAACTCAGGTATTCCTGACTGGCTAGTTCCTGGCCATGCAAGAATACCAGTTAACCGTTATCTGGTATTACCGGCAATTGGTCAGCTTGGCTATCAGCAACACGCGATAGAGCGATTTTCTGCGCTGGGTTTGAACGGTTGCATATTGAGCAAAGTCGATGAAGCGCTTGGGCTAGGTGAAAGTCTTGGTGCATTAATTGATAGCCAACTGCCATTGCTTGCTGTGACTAATGGCCAGCGAGTACCAGAAGATCTTGCAAGACCACCCGCTGGAGAACTGGTTGAACAAGCGCTGAAGTTGCATCGTCGCTCAGCGGCCAATAATGAATTCAAGGATAAGTTAGTCAATGCATTCCGCTAG